A single region of the Plantactinospora soyae genome encodes:
- a CDS encoding SWIM zinc finger family protein encodes MTGKSRGDGTGEPRRSGGPDFAEYGPPRRVSGGLRARTARGAIGQSWWSRRFLDVLESFALGTRLTRGRSYARAGQVLSLEVAPGEVTALVQGSRPAPYQVSIRLRPFAEPVWARIETLLAAQALFSARLLAGDVPPELEAVFTEAGAPLFPARINELDQRCNCPDFAVPCKHLAATFYLLAEAFDADPFQLLHWRGRDRARLLARLRELRGGDTGADPGTGHGAAGAGATARSGGRRRARTGAALSGVDGSAPSATSPGPAQPAPVGAELALADLPAEPLSGMVDRFWLAPVPLPTRGPTLATEPELVLRQLGPPGAAIGGPGLAERLRRAYLRFGAEQG; translated from the coding sequence GTGACCGGCAAGTCCAGGGGCGACGGCACGGGCGAGCCGAGGCGCTCCGGCGGGCCCGACTTCGCCGAGTACGGCCCACCGCGCCGGGTCTCCGGTGGACTGCGGGCGCGTACCGCCCGGGGGGCCATCGGGCAGTCCTGGTGGTCCCGGCGCTTCCTCGACGTACTCGAGTCGTTCGCCCTCGGCACCCGGCTCACCCGGGGCCGGTCGTACGCCCGGGCCGGGCAGGTGCTCTCGCTCGAGGTGGCGCCCGGCGAGGTGACCGCCCTGGTGCAGGGTTCCCGGCCCGCGCCCTACCAGGTGTCGATCCGACTGCGCCCGTTCGCCGAACCGGTGTGGGCCCGGATCGAGACGTTGCTCGCCGCGCAGGCGCTGTTCAGCGCGCGGCTGCTCGCCGGTGACGTACCGCCGGAGTTGGAGGCGGTCTTCACCGAGGCGGGCGCACCGTTGTTTCCGGCCCGGATCAACGAGCTGGACCAGCGGTGCAACTGCCCGGACTTCGCGGTGCCCTGCAAGCATCTGGCCGCGACGTTCTATCTGCTCGCCGAGGCCTTCGACGCGGATCCGTTCCAGCTGCTGCACTGGCGGGGGCGGGACCGGGCCCGGCTGCTGGCCCGACTACGGGAGCTGCGCGGCGGCGACACCGGCGCCGACCCGGGTACCGGGCACGGGGCTGCCGGGGCCGGTGCGACAGCGCGATCCGGTGGCCGCCGTCGGGCCCGTACCGGCGCCGCATTGTCCGGTGTCGACGGATCGGCGCCGTCCGCCACGTCGCCGGGCCCGGCGCAGCCGGCTCCGGTCGGTGCCGAGCTGGCGCTCGCCGACCTGCCCGCCGAGCCGTTGTCCGGGATGGTCGACCGGTTCTGGCTGGCCCCGGTGCCGCTGCCGACCCGAGGGCCGACCCTGGCGACGGAGCCGGAGCTGGTGCTGCGCCAGCTCGGTCCGCCCGGCGCGGCGATCGGCGGACCCGGACTGGCCGAGCGGCTTCGCCGGGCCTACCTCCGCTTCGGCGCGGAGCAGGGCTGA
- a CDS encoding bifunctional RNase H/acid phosphatase, with translation MPGRRVVVEADGGARGNPGPAGYGAVVRDAGTGEVLAERSESIGVATNNVAEYRGLIAGLEAARETGAAGVEVRMDSKLVVEQMAGRWQIKNAGLRPLAAQAAGLVRRFDSVSYTWIPRERNRHADALANAAMDLAAGKVPSVSRDTAATGPAAESGGAEAPADPSGRAKSHEVAAQGSTAKSSWEPRPSDTATRLLLLRHGETEYTQRGRYSGRGDVPLSDRGLAQAGAAARRVAGLVSSVAAVVSSPLSRCTSMAGIIAGGLGGVPLVVEPDLIECDFGDWEGRTFAEVRERWPAELDAWLASPAVAPPGGESFVEVTIRVNRAMAKLLDSYPGETVVVVSHVSPVKIALRDALAATDAFLHRLYLDPAGLSLMDIWPDGGMAVRTVNDTAHLAGI, from the coding sequence GTGCCCGGTCGTAGGGTCGTGGTGGAGGCGGACGGCGGCGCGCGGGGCAACCCCGGTCCGGCCGGCTACGGCGCCGTGGTCCGGGACGCCGGTACCGGCGAGGTGCTGGCCGAGCGCTCCGAGTCGATCGGCGTCGCCACCAACAACGTCGCGGAGTACCGGGGCCTGATCGCCGGGCTGGAGGCCGCCCGCGAGACGGGGGCGGCCGGGGTCGAGGTACGGATGGACTCCAAGCTGGTCGTCGAGCAGATGGCCGGCCGCTGGCAGATCAAGAACGCCGGGCTCCGGCCGCTCGCCGCCCAGGCGGCCGGCCTGGTCCGCCGGTTCGACTCGGTGTCGTACACCTGGATTCCCCGGGAGCGGAACCGGCACGCCGACGCGCTCGCCAACGCGGCGATGGACCTGGCCGCCGGCAAGGTGCCGAGCGTCTCCCGGGACACCGCCGCCACCGGGCCGGCGGCCGAGTCCGGCGGGGCCGAGGCACCCGCCGATCCGAGCGGGCGGGCAAAGTCCCACGAGGTCGCCGCCCAGGGGTCCACGGCGAAGAGTTCCTGGGAGCCGCGACCGTCGGACACCGCCACCCGGTTGCTGCTGCTCCGGCACGGCGAGACGGAGTACACCCAGCGGGGCCGGTACTCCGGCCGGGGCGACGTACCGCTCTCCGACCGTGGCCTGGCCCAGGCCGGGGCGGCGGCCCGCCGGGTGGCCGGCCTGGTCTCCTCGGTCGCCGCCGTGGTCAGCTCACCGCTGTCCCGGTGTACGTCGATGGCCGGGATCATCGCCGGTGGGCTCGGTGGCGTACCGCTGGTGGTCGAGCCGGACCTGATCGAGTGCGACTTCGGCGACTGGGAGGGTCGGACCTTCGCCGAGGTACGCGAGCGGTGGCCGGCCGAACTCGACGCCTGGCTGGCCTCGCCGGCAGTCGCCCCGCCGGGCGGGGAGTCCTTCGTCGAGGTGACCATCCGGGTGAACCGGGCGATGGCCAAGCTGCTGGACTCGTACCCGGGGGAGACGGTGGTGGTGGTCTCGCACGTCTCGCCGGTGAAGATCGCGCTGCGGGACGCGCTCGCCGCGACGGACGCCTTCCTGCACCGGCTCTACCTCGATCCGGCCGGCCTGTCCCTCATGGACATCTGGCCGGACGGCGGGATGGCGGTCCGGACCGTCAACGACACCGCCCACCTGGCCGGGATCTGA
- a CDS encoding bifunctional DNA primase/polymerase: protein MWGRVRPPTVRLSQLDRVRLRRVAVRYAGHGWDVTPGACLARHRFVCGRAGCPTTGCHPALEQWEQTATADPARVATWWRIRPHAILLATGRAFDVLEVPAYLGRYALEQARPRLYGAVSGQLRGPVAITPGGRWMFLVRSGEPLRPELDNSLYVVRHGPGSWIPAPPTRLPEGTVRWAVSPEESRWRLADPYCVQELLIEALEVVTPSLPAPLFPAHLPVPRRGF from the coding sequence ATGTGGGGAAGAGTCCGTCCGCCCACAGTCCGGCTCAGCCAACTCGACCGGGTCCGGCTGCGCCGGGTCGCCGTCCGCTACGCGGGGCACGGCTGGGACGTCACACCCGGCGCCTGCCTGGCCCGACATCGATTCGTCTGCGGCCGGGCCGGCTGCCCGACCACCGGCTGCCATCCCGCCCTTGAGCAGTGGGAACAGACCGCCACCGCCGATCCGGCCCGGGTCGCCACCTGGTGGCGGATCCGTCCGCACGCGATCCTGCTGGCCACCGGACGGGCCTTCGACGTCCTGGAGGTCCCCGCCTACCTCGGCCGGTACGCGCTGGAACAGGCCCGCCCCCGGCTGTACGGCGCCGTCTCCGGTCAGCTGCGCGGCCCGGTGGCGATCACCCCGGGTGGGCGGTGGATGTTCCTGGTCCGTTCCGGCGAGCCGCTGCGGCCGGAGCTGGACAACTCCCTCTACGTGGTCCGGCACGGCCCCGGCTCGTGGATTCCGGCCCCGCCGACCCGGCTGCCGGAGGGGACGGTCCGCTGGGCCGTCTCGCCGGAGGAGAGCCGGTGGCGGCTGGCCGATCCGTACTGCGTACAGGAGTTGCTCATCGAGGCGCTGGAAGTCGTCACGCCCTCCCTGCCCGCCCCGCTCTTCCCCGCCCACCTGCCGGTCCCACGCCGAGGCTTCTGA
- a CDS encoding Nif3-like dinuclear metal center hexameric protein — protein sequence MGASGSPKVSVADVVATLDERYPPAWAQGWDRVGLVVGDPSAPVRRVCCVVDVVPETVAEALDQRADLIVAHHPLLLRGVSSVAATTYKGRIVHELIKNDVALYVAHTNADVASPGVSDALAARLGLIDLRPLVPPAPGDPAVGQGRGIGRIGRLPTPMTLADLAAYAAQVLPPTAWGVRAAGEPDRLVRTVAVSGGAGDSYLADAERAGVDAYLTADLRHHPVSEHLAGGGPALLDAAHWATERPWLDDVAEHLRKRLPVETVVSDLDTDPWTVHAASSAPAVHPAPPMASPASPVDKESRR from the coding sequence GTGGGTGCATCCGGATCTCCGAAGGTCAGTGTGGCCGACGTCGTGGCGACGCTCGACGAGCGTTATCCGCCGGCCTGGGCGCAGGGGTGGGACCGGGTGGGTCTGGTGGTCGGTGATCCCTCCGCCCCGGTACGTCGGGTCTGCTGCGTTGTCGACGTGGTGCCCGAGACCGTCGCGGAAGCGCTCGACCAGCGGGCCGACCTGATCGTGGCGCATCATCCGCTCCTGCTCCGTGGCGTCTCGTCGGTGGCCGCCACCACCTACAAGGGCCGGATCGTGCACGAGCTGATCAAGAACGACGTCGCGCTGTACGTCGCGCACACCAACGCCGACGTGGCCAGTCCGGGCGTCTCCGACGCGCTGGCCGCCCGACTGGGCCTGATCGACCTGCGTCCACTGGTTCCGCCCGCCCCGGGCGACCCGGCGGTGGGGCAGGGGCGGGGAATCGGCCGGATCGGCCGGCTGCCCACCCCGATGACGCTCGCCGACCTGGCCGCGTACGCCGCCCAGGTGCTGCCGCCCACCGCCTGGGGCGTACGCGCCGCGGGCGAGCCGGACCGGCTGGTCCGGACCGTGGCGGTCAGCGGCGGGGCCGGCGACTCCTACCTCGCCGACGCCGAGCGGGCCGGTGTCGACGCGTACCTCACCGCCGACCTGCGCCACCATCCGGTCAGCGAGCACCTCGCCGGCGGCGGGCCGGCCCTGCTGGACGCCGCCCACTGGGCGACGGAGCGGCCCTGGCTGGACGACGTCGCCGAACACCTGCGGAAGCGGCTTCCCGTCGAGACCGTGGTGTCCGATCTGGACACCGACCCCTGGACGGTGCACGCTGCCTCCTCCGCACCCGCGGTACATCCCGCACCTCCCATGGCATCCCCCGCATCTCCAGTGGACAAGGAGTCCCGCCGATGA
- a CDS encoding flavoprotein — translation MTETTGSRVLYVLACGSPVTRDVGRLVDSGQRDGWDVCVILTPDGTKFTDVPALTRQTGHPVRSTYKNPGDPDVLPDADAMIVCPATVNTINKWAAGIADTLALGLLVEGLGKGLPIVAMPFTNAAMAAHPAFRESIARLRDWDVTVLFGDHVMPLHPPGMGERHLESFPWEMAVTALRSRFSVSGQLG, via the coding sequence GTGACGGAGACGACGGGATCACGGGTGCTGTACGTGCTCGCCTGCGGTTCGCCGGTGACCCGGGACGTCGGCCGGCTGGTCGACTCGGGGCAGCGTGACGGATGGGACGTGTGCGTCATCCTGACCCCGGACGGGACGAAGTTCACCGACGTACCGGCGTTGACCCGACAGACCGGGCATCCGGTGCGGTCGACGTACAAGAACCCGGGGGATCCGGACGTGCTGCCCGACGCGGACGCCATGATCGTCTGTCCGGCCACGGTCAACACGATCAACAAGTGGGCCGCCGGCATCGCCGACACGCTCGCCCTCGGTCTTCTGGTCGAGGGACTGGGCAAGGGGCTGCCGATCGTGGCGATGCCGTTCACGAACGCCGCGATGGCGGCGCATCCGGCCTTCCGGGAGAGCATCGCCCGCCTCCGGGACTGGGACGTCACGGTGCTCTTCGGCGACCACGTCATGCCGCTGCATCCGCCGGGCATGGGCGAGCGTCACCTGGAGAGTTTTCCGTGGGAGATGGCCGTCACGGCGCTGCGGAGCAGATTCTCGGTCAGCGGTCAGCTCGGCTGA
- a CDS encoding DUF3040 domain-containing protein: MLSKEDQRRFDEITHQLRVTDPEFVARLGDRSRLRRARLILVLTFVLWATVPALVVLGGWLAVAIAPAVLVAATLLMWQARRNR; this comes from the coding sequence ATGCTCAGCAAAGAGGATCAGCGCCGGTTTGACGAGATCACGCACCAGCTCCGCGTAACCGATCCGGAGTTCGTCGCCCGGCTGGGCGACCGGAGCAGGCTCCGCCGTGCCCGACTGATACTCGTGTTGACCTTCGTATTGTGGGCCACGGTACCGGCCCTGGTCGTCCTCGGCGGCTGGCTGGCCGTGGCGATCGCCCCGGCGGTCCTGGTCGCGGCCACCCTGTTGATGTGGCAGGCGCGACGGAACCGGTGA
- a CDS encoding alpha/beta fold hydrolase, with amino-acid sequence MPRFRSYDTTELAYHVLGSGPPLVCLPGGPARASSYLGDLGGLSRERTLLKLDLRGSGESAVPEDPASYRCDRLVDDVEAYRIHLGLDRMDLLAHSAAGNLAELYAARFPHRLARLVLVAPGLRSVGVETVGFAEAVAARSTQWWYPEAKAAMDAWQEAATRGAAPEEIAAHRTAAAPFAYGRWDERARAHVEAEQEERSGPASAGYYAGFAPDVAAVRAALTGLDAPVLIVAGELDPAPTPQAAELLAALFPKAEVAVQDGASHSPWIDDHGRFVKTVLAFLADGRPADER; translated from the coding sequence GTGCCGAGATTCCGCTCGTACGACACCACCGAACTGGCGTACCACGTGCTCGGCTCCGGGCCACCGTTGGTCTGCCTGCCCGGGGGGCCGGCCAGAGCGTCGAGCTACCTCGGCGACCTGGGCGGACTGAGCCGGGAACGCACCCTGCTCAAGCTCGATCTGCGCGGCAGCGGCGAGTCGGCTGTGCCGGAGGATCCCGCGAGCTACCGGTGCGACCGGCTCGTGGACGACGTCGAGGCGTACCGGATCCACCTCGGACTGGACCGGATGGACCTGCTGGCCCACTCCGCCGCCGGAAACCTCGCCGAGCTGTACGCGGCCCGGTTCCCCCACCGGCTGGCCCGACTCGTACTGGTCGCGCCCGGCCTGCGGTCGGTCGGGGTGGAGACGGTCGGCTTCGCCGAGGCGGTCGCCGCCCGGTCAACCCAGTGGTGGTACCCGGAGGCGAAGGCGGCGATGGACGCCTGGCAGGAGGCGGCGACCCGGGGCGCGGCACCCGAAGAAATCGCGGCGCACCGCACCGCCGCCGCCCCGTTCGCGTACGGGCGGTGGGACGAGCGGGCCCGGGCACACGTCGAGGCCGAACAGGAGGAGCGGTCCGGACCGGCCTCCGCCGGGTACTACGCCGGGTTCGCCCCGGACGTCGCGGCGGTTCGCGCGGCACTGACCGGACTCGACGCCCCGGTACTGATCGTGGCCGGTGAACTGGACCCCGCGCCGACGCCGCAGGCCGCCGAACTGCTCGCCGCGCTCTTCCCGAAGGCCGAGGTCGCGGTCCAGGACGGCGCCAGCCACTCCCCCTGGATCGACGACCACGGCAGGTTCGTCAAGACCGTGCTCGCCTTCCTCGCCGACGGGCGTCCCGCCGACGAGCGCTGA
- a CDS encoding DUF3311 domain-containing protein — MSEPDTPQAAPVPAVSRAKDHSPWNWLLFIPIVVPLVTLLFNYDSPRLFGFPVFYWLQLAFILLGVSTTTLVYQMTKKRR; from the coding sequence ATGAGCGAACCTGACACCCCACAGGCGGCGCCGGTCCCGGCGGTGTCCAGAGCGAAGGACCACAGTCCGTGGAACTGGCTGCTCTTCATCCCGATCGTGGTGCCACTGGTCACGCTGCTGTTCAACTACGACTCACCCCGGCTGTTCGGGTTTCCGGTCTTCTACTGGCTACAGCTGGCCTTCATCCTGCTCGGGGTCTCCACCACGACGCTGGTCTACCAGATGACGAAGAAGCGGAGGTGA
- a CDS encoding helix-turn-helix domain-containing protein, translating to MDELPIGRRVAYWRGRRKMSQQVFADRLGKSKSWVDKVERGVRRLDKFSVLYEIADVLQLDASLLLGKEPERRADGLTCIDEVEVEEIRSALERYDSMSTFFATTPQPPSLAEMTKSVNHAWLTFQYARYGVLTRALPKLVRDAQALDSVANGDDAQPAAHLLGQVYQIASSALRKLGEYELAWLAADRSMAVSQRADDPLLAGVATYRVGSALLALGRARPALEVNVSVANRLAPGGGNDSNPERLSVYGMLLLQGAMAAARMGDNNTVRDLVNGAEEVAGALGSDQNHYWTSFGPTNLELHRAAAAVELGEGWQAVDTHEQKIMGQDGFNALLPERRAHHMLDLARGFAQIGDLDKAGEALVDGDRLAPSEIRCRPIAHEVMSNVLRRTRGAPPAPFAELAEHMGVGI from the coding sequence GTGGATGAGCTGCCGATCGGTCGCCGGGTCGCCTACTGGCGCGGTCGCCGCAAGATGTCGCAGCAGGTCTTCGCCGATCGGCTCGGAAAGTCGAAGAGCTGGGTGGACAAGGTCGAGCGGGGCGTACGCCGGTTGGACAAGTTCTCCGTGCTGTACGAGATCGCCGACGTCCTGCAGCTCGACGCCTCGCTGCTGCTCGGCAAGGAGCCCGAACGCCGGGCCGACGGCCTCACCTGCATCGACGAGGTCGAGGTGGAGGAGATCCGCTCTGCGCTGGAGCGCTACGACTCGATGAGTACGTTCTTCGCGACGACTCCGCAGCCGCCGTCGCTGGCCGAGATGACCAAGTCGGTGAACCACGCCTGGCTGACCTTCCAGTACGCCCGGTACGGCGTACTGACCCGGGCGCTGCCGAAGCTGGTCCGGGACGCGCAGGCGCTGGACAGCGTCGCCAACGGGGACGATGCCCAGCCGGCCGCCCACCTGCTGGGGCAGGTGTACCAGATCGCCTCGTCGGCGCTGCGCAAGCTGGGCGAGTACGAGTTGGCCTGGCTCGCCGCCGATCGCTCGATGGCGGTGTCGCAGCGGGCCGACGATCCGCTGCTGGCCGGCGTGGCCACCTACCGGGTCGGCAGCGCGCTGCTGGCGCTCGGCCGGGCCCGGCCGGCGCTGGAGGTCAACGTCAGCGTCGCCAACCGGCTCGCGCCGGGCGGCGGCAACGACTCGAACCCGGAGCGGCTCTCGGTCTACGGGATGCTGCTGTTGCAGGGTGCGATGGCGGCCGCCCGGATGGGTGACAACAACACGGTCCGGGACCTGGTGAACGGCGCCGAGGAGGTGGCCGGGGCGCTCGGGAGCGACCAGAACCACTACTGGACCAGTTTCGGGCCGACGAACCTGGAACTGCACCGGGCCGCGGCGGCGGTGGAACTCGGCGAGGGCTGGCAGGCGGTCGACACCCACGAGCAGAAGATCATGGGGCAGGACGGGTTCAACGCGCTGCTGCCGGAGCGGCGGGCCCATCACATGCTGGACCTGGCCCGGGGGTTCGCGCAGATCGGCGACCTGGACAAGGCCGGCGAGGCGCTGGTCGACGGCGACCGGCTCGCTCCGTCCGAGATCCGGTGCCGGCCGATCGCGCACGAGGTGATGTCAAACGTGCTCCGTCGCACAAGGGGTGCGCCGCCGGCGCCGTTTGCGGAGTTGGCTGAGCACATGGGAGTAGGAATATGA
- a CDS encoding zinc ribbon domain-containing protein: MKADPKDQRRLLDLQAIDTGLAQLAHRRRTLPEHAELEAQARELSGLEDERVRAQVAVDDLDRDIARLERDVEQVRIRKDRDQARLTVGSGPARELEALQHEMASLNRRQTELEDAELELMEQRETAQGVLDGIGQRLTAIRERRAETEERRNQTLAEITKEQEFKVGARQPLADDLPADLVTLYDKIRETSGGLGAALMQGGRCGGCRLDLYGADRARIRAAAPDEVVRCEECRRIMVRTAESGL, translated from the coding sequence ATGAAGGCCGACCCGAAGGACCAGCGTCGTCTGCTCGACTTACAGGCGATCGACACCGGGCTGGCGCAGCTCGCCCACCGGCGCCGTACGCTGCCCGAGCACGCCGAGCTGGAGGCGCAGGCCCGGGAGCTGTCCGGGCTGGAGGACGAGCGGGTCCGGGCCCAGGTGGCGGTGGACGACCTGGATCGTGACATCGCCCGGCTGGAACGGGACGTCGAGCAGGTCCGGATCCGCAAGGACCGGGACCAGGCGCGGCTGACGGTCGGCTCCGGCCCGGCCCGGGAACTGGAGGCGTTGCAGCACGAGATGGCCTCGCTCAACCGGCGGCAGACCGAGCTGGAGGACGCCGAGCTGGAGCTGATGGAGCAGCGGGAAACCGCGCAGGGCGTACTCGACGGGATCGGACAGCGGCTCACGGCGATTCGGGAGCGGCGTGCCGAGACCGAGGAACGGCGGAACCAGACCCTTGCCGAGATCACCAAGGAGCAGGAGTTCAAGGTCGGCGCGCGGCAGCCGCTCGCGGACGACCTGCCGGCCGACCTGGTGACGCTCTACGACAAGATCCGGGAAACCTCGGGCGGGCTCGGCGCGGCGCTGATGCAGGGCGGACGCTGCGGCGGCTGCCGGCTGGACCTGTACGGCGCGGACCGGGCCCGGATCCGGGCCGCCGCACCGGACGAGGTGGTGCGCTGTGAGGAGTGCCGGCGGATCATGGTGCGTACCGCCGAGTCGGGGCTGTGA